A genomic window from Sulfurimonas paralvinellae includes:
- a CDS encoding iron-sulfur cluster assembly scaffold protein, translating to MAKDDLLGASLWDAYSNKVTTLMNNPQHQGEITPEEAEAHGNKLIVADFGAESCGDAVRLYWEVDPKTDVIVNSKFKSFGCGTAIASSDVMTELCIGKKVQEAVKITNIDVEKALRDDPDTPAVPPQKMHCSVMAYDVIKKAASLYLGVDEESFEEDIIVCECARVSLGTIQEVIKLNDLKTVEEITDYTKAGGFCKSCIKPGGHEDREYYLVDILAQTRKEMDEEKMKAAADAAAAGQEKFEDMTLVQQIKAVDAIIDENVRQFLVMDGGDMEIIDIKKNDDYIDIYIRYLGACNGCASSATGTLYAIESTLKEKLSPNIRVLPI from the coding sequence ATGGCTAAGGACGATTTACTCGGCGCATCACTTTGGGATGCGTACTCAAACAAAGTAACAACTTTAATGAACAATCCACAGCATCAAGGGGAGATCACTCCAGAGGAAGCTGAGGCGCATGGTAACAAGCTTATCGTTGCAGATTTCGGAGCTGAGAGCTGTGGAGATGCAGTAAGACTATACTGGGAAGTTGATCCAAAAACAGATGTAATCGTAAACTCTAAATTTAAATCTTTTGGTTGTGGTACGGCTATCGCATCAAGTGATGTAATGACAGAGCTTTGTATTGGTAAAAAAGTACAAGAAGCGGTCAAGATCACAAATATCGATGTTGAAAAAGCATTGCGTGACGATCCGGATACTCCGGCAGTTCCACCGCAAAAGATGCACTGTTCTGTTATGGCGTATGATGTAATCAAAAAGGCGGCTTCCCTTTATCTTGGTGTTGATGAAGAGAGTTTTGAAGAAGATATCATCGTATGTGAATGTGCGCGTGTTTCCCTTGGAACAATTCAGGAAGTCATTAAATTAAATGACCTTAAAACTGTTGAAGAGATTACAGACTATACAAAAGCAGGTGGTTTTTGTAAGTCTTGTATCAAACCGGGTGGTCATGAAGACAGAGAATACTATCTTGTTGATATCTTAGCGCAGACTCGTAAAGAGATGGACGAAGAGAAGATGAAAGCAGCGGCAGATGCAGCAGCGGCAGGACAAGAGAAGTTTGAAGATATGACACTTGTACAGCAGATCAAAGCGGTTGATGCCATCATCGATGAAAATGTAAGACAGTTCCTTGTTATGGACGGCGGGGATATGGAGATCATTGACATCAAGAAAAATGATGACTACATCGACATCTATATTCGCTACTTGGGTGCATGTAACGGTTGTGCTTCGTCTGCTACGGGCACACTCTATGCAATTGAGTCAACACTCAAAGAGAAACTCTCTCCAAATATCAGAGTTTTACCTATCTAA
- a CDS encoding NifS family cysteine desulfurase, whose translation MQVYLDNNATTMCDPQVVEAMQPFFSELYGNPSSLHKFGTATHPYLKKAIDQVYTALNASDDDDIIFTSCATESNNWVLKSVFNDLIVGGDKDHIITTEVEHPSVLSACRWLEEQGVKVTYLPVNDQGIVEPHTVKSFITDKTALVSVMWASNETGMIFPIKEIGEICKEKGVLFHSDGVQAVGKIPVDLQDVHVDFVSMSAHKFHGPKGIGALYIKNSQPLSPLLHGGEQMGHRRSGTLNVPYIVGMGKAIELATTNMEEKMASIRAKRDRLEDALLELSDTFVVGSRENRTPNTILISIRGVEGEGMLWDLNNAMIGASTGSACASEDLEANTVMLAIGADNELAHTGIRLSLSRFTTDEEIDYTIEQFKKAVARLRAISSSFAKVQPTPGGEAGECHIPHHMAH comes from the coding sequence ATGCAAGTTTATTTAGATAACAATGCTACTACGATGTGTGATCCACAGGTAGTAGAAGCAATGCAGCCGTTTTTCAGCGAACTTTACGGAAATCCGAGTTCACTGCATAAGTTCGGTACGGCAACACACCCATACCTAAAAAAAGCGATTGATCAAGTCTATACGGCACTCAATGCAAGTGACGATGATGATATCATCTTTACATCGTGTGCTACAGAGTCAAACAACTGGGTACTCAAGTCTGTATTTAACGATTTGATCGTCGGTGGAGATAAAGACCATATCATCACAACAGAGGTTGAACACCCGTCTGTGCTCTCTGCTTGTAGATGGCTTGAAGAGCAGGGTGTTAAAGTAACATACCTCCCTGTAAATGATCAGGGTATTGTTGAGCCACATACTGTTAAGAGTTTCATCACTGATAAAACAGCACTTGTCAGTGTAATGTGGGCAAGTAATGAAACAGGAATGATCTTTCCTATTAAAGAGATTGGTGAGATTTGTAAAGAAAAAGGTGTACTTTTTCATTCAGACGGTGTTCAGGCTGTCGGAAAAATTCCAGTAGACCTTCAAGATGTGCATGTTGATTTTGTTTCAATGTCGGCACATAAATTTCATGGTCCAAAAGGGATAGGCGCACTTTACATCAAAAATTCACAGCCGCTCTCTCCGCTGCTTCACGGTGGTGAGCAGATGGGGCATCGCCGCTCAGGTACGCTCAATGTTCCTTACATTGTAGGGATGGGAAAGGCGATCGAGCTTGCAACGACGAACATGGAAGAGAAAATGGCGAGCATTCGTGCGAAACGCGACAGACTCGAAGATGCACTTTTAGAGCTCAGCGATACATTTGTTGTCGGAAGCCGTGAGAACCGTACTCCAAATACCATTCTTATCTCAATCCGCGGGGTTGAGGGTGAAGGTATGCTTTGGGACCTTAACAATGCAATGATCGGTGCTTCAACAGGAAGTGCCTGTGCATCGGAAGACCTTGAAGCAAATACGGTTATGCTGGCAATCGGAGCGGACAACGAGCTTGCGCACACCGGAATTCGTCTTTCACTCTCTCGTTTTACGACAGATGAAGAGATAGACTATACGATAGAGCAGTTCAAAAAAGCGGTTGCCCGTCTACGCGCGATCTCTAGTTCATTTGCAAAAGTACAGCCGACTCCGGGCGGAGAAGCTGGTGAGTGTCATATTCCTCACCATATGGCTCATTAA